The DNA segment gtctttagctggaaaaaaaatctGAGGGATCAGCAAGATATCAAACTTtatatgcattgctttgtttcaatgactaagaaaaaaaacagcattttccgTGAGCACAActaaactattttttcacactagctttctacagtaattcccgtttatcgcgacctcgttaacgctgacttgctgcacggtcccagtactactgtgtatagctctatggtttcaaatgcctGTTAGCTCTGAGCCGTTGGCCTTGCactggttaatgcagaaaacctcggaaagggcaatcaGAGCTTTGAGCTTTGAGCcacaggtattcagaagctcgatGATCCTGTGGGAGAATGTTTGGGCGGGTGACCCAGTAACAAACGCTGCTacagttactttcactccattgcaaaaaactcacacagcagagacctgtcctccattttgcagtgcagaaacaatcactgaaattcaaagcatgcatactaaatgcacacctaccttcgaacacagcttcataactatgggtataattattgcaatgaaataccagtcagtacatgtagtgtTCAATTTATCCTAAAATTATAAGCAAatcgacaaacaataaacattaaaaagaaaataaaataaccagaattgttaaaAATTTGTCAGAAGAAATATGTGACTTCCACCACACTTCAGCAGTTCTTGAGCTTTGTGCAccatcaaaccacactttcttacaggcacatttgcacagaaattgggctGAACTtggtctttaagaatctttttgtGTTCAACAGcaggaagaaaccaggttttatcCAGAACCAAAGGGccttacacattgcatcacaagcccagatggtgcagtTGAGTCTACAGCCACTTACATAAGTCTCCAATTTTCCTGCCCTCCATAAGCTGCATGATCCCTGTCTGCTACTAGCCAAATTTCACTATTCTACCTGgctcagggcctcccactgcttttctcaatcttggaatcctgcagccctagcacatcatcatcatcatcatcatcagccctactacacccactgcagggcaaaggcctctcccatgtctctccaattaaccctatcctttgccagctgcatccaccctttgcctgcaaacttcttaatctcatccgcccatctaaccttctgccgccccctgctacgcttactttctcttggaacccactccgttacccttaaagaccagcggttatcttgccttcgcattacatacatacacaatcaatcctacagcatgtgccaaccttttgtacaggatggGAAAGAATCTATGGTCGATGATAAAAAAGTATCGACAGCGCATTCACATCAGTCAATTCTTCAGGGAAGGgcaagaggaaaagcagaaaaacagcagctcagcatGCGTGCACATCACAATTCCAACAACAGTGCTCGGAAGTTTGCTTTGGACTGGCATTCAACAATACATTGAGGCAGCTTACAACATTCATgtggaaagaaaaacaatttgAACACATTAGTACCGCATTTTATCTCATGTATTTTGCAGTCGTGGTTGTGCCTTCTGGATACAAAATGAGGTGGCAGCGAACAAGTTTCGGGGTTAATAgtagtttccttgaaataaatgtgGTAAAGGAATGCTAACCTTATTCGTAAACGGCACTCCTCCAGAGAGTCCCAGTTCAGGTCctgcttgatactgttatttcGAATAATTAAAAGTATATCTGTTGCTGACAAACCACGCCGCACGATTCGGAACGCGTTCCAGCATATCACAATAGGTTCTGACTAGAGGATCCCACACTGCACTGGCTTACTCCATAATTGGTCAGATGGTAGTGAAGTATAAAAGTTCCTTAACCTTCTGAGGAGCGTCCCAAAAATTCTTTTCCAAAAAATTTAGCAATCTTGATGCCTCTGCCAAAATATATTGTCTGCTTTCTTTATCATTATTCTCGTTTTAGCACCGTACTCTCCAAAGCAATACTGCTAGATATTGTACTATCAACATTTTTGTGTGGCATGCAAATGGCTTGTACCATGATGAATATGTGTAAATATAGCCTAGCCAATTTTCCATACCACAACTACAGCTGCAGCCAGATATCATTTTGTGGAGCAGCACAATGGCCTTCAATTTTACTGTGGTGAAGcatgcagcattttgtttcaaacatgaGCGTGAAGGGAAGACTTCATGTTtcatgaaaagaaaggaatgacacgcatactggagtttgcaagaatgccctgtggacattacaaaacactgccacccttgctttatctttgccagctaaCAAACTCATTTGAGCACAGTGTACTAAGCCAAACTTGAGTACATGAATGTCTCACTATATTAGGCATATCTAATTGCAGTGAAGATTTGTAGCATATTCCATTGAGTCAGTGCATCACAGCAaaggttatgaaaacaaatgcaagtttatgagctTCACAAGCACATGAGCTTGCCCAATCTATTTATGCATGTAACTGAGAAATTTGCCTTGAAAAGATGTTTACTGCTGCAGGTCACAGCACTTCTATGCCAGGTAGCCCATTACAAAGGAAGTCAGCATAGATAGCGTAATAAGTAATGTAAGTATGGTTGAATATAAAACTGACTATCCTTGAATATAGAACTTACTATCCAGACCATAGCTCTTGGATCTAAGCTTCACATCTTTCTGCATAATACAACTAACAAAGCAATAGAGCAAGAGAGTTTTtcgaatgaaatgaaaaacaatattTCACTGGCATTCAAAACCACTGACCTGCTACTCAGCAAGGAGGGAATAAGAGAGGCAAAGATGAAGGAGTAGAGGTGCAGGAAATTGTTAATGtttagaaaataataataaacttaAGGAAATTTTAAGAAATTATGTAGCCACTAATTTtgcttggttttatgaggtttaaaaaCACAAAGCAGTGCAGGCTGTTAGATATTAGAGAAATGGATAAATCTTTAAGTGTGCTAACATCACAGAGTTCctgcacctctagcatttcgtctccattaaaatgcaaccactgcagctggaattgaacctgcatctttctggtcagcagctgagtaccataaccgcggctcccatttggggtgacatgcttagttttgtttatttgggtttaacatcccaaagcgactcaggctatgagggatgttgtagtgaaggggtgacatgcaacaaagtggtgactaacagactttacaaagttcactacagagAGAGTGAGCATTGATGAGGTATTAGAGTTTGCCTAGTCTACGAATGCCATATATTTGTGCAGATAATTCATTACAAGTACATGCGGCCTACGACAGGCTATGGCAcctaaagcacaaagcaatatgtccataaaatgaaggcaagagCAGAGTTTCTTGCTGCCAGCAACCACTCCATAACCCAAAAGGCCAGTCAGCTTTTAAAAATGCATGTCCTACCTAAGTCTATTCAAGATTTCAGCTCTGATTTTGATTTGCATTTATTGCCAACTCACACAGCTCTCTCCTCCATATCTTAGCATTAACCCTGTTTTTCTTTCAGTGGTTGACTGCACTCCTCGCAATTTTAAACTTCTTAGTGTACCACTTTTTGCCCGAAAGATTTGTAGAAGGAATGCAGTTTAAAATTCTTTTTGAGCATACTGCAAGGCACTGTTCATAACTTCTGTGTGCATGCCAAAGGCCTTAAACCCCAATCTACTCGCACCCACTTCTCTCAAATGCTCTGCATTTGCGCACGACCTGGCTGAGACATGTGAATGACCTGGCCTAGATGTACTGTTACCACTTCCACTACCTCACTCCCTATCGTAAAATGTTCTCTTTCCAGATTGTTTAGTATTTTAGCTCTCTTCATTTGCACTGAATACTGTCCTCAATTATGAACTacaattcctcatcactgatACTACATCAATGCATTAAGACTAAAATATGTTCAGTTCTTACAAGGCAACATTTACAAAATGAATTATCAATCTTGGGGGCCAACTTGGGCTTTTTGTCACAAAAGTTTGACTAGGAGTAACTTTGGTTGAAATTCTTCTAGCACAATAATCCTTGTCTTGTTGCACTCTATGATCCTTCTAGATCACTCTGGCAGGTCTATTCTCATCATGCCACAGAGTGTTTAGTAATTAGCCCACCTCCAAATGAGCAACATGAATTAggtgaaattttgaaaactatttcatctacaacaaaactaatcagatatttgaaattaccatgcaaaaatatacaaatggtgcaagtttcaaccagatccacccataaataaggaaaaaagttctAAGAGGTGTGTCCCCCCTTAAGTAGACTTGTTCTTTCTCTATTTTGGCGGTTCGAATATTCATATCCTGTAGAAACCCACACATATCACTTAGCTGCCTCTGCTGTGCATCGTCGTCATCTCCTGCATCGTGGGAACCGGTATTGCATAGTGCTCCTGGGTTTTCTTccacatcaccggacagcagaagCAGCTCTTTAACAACAACGCACTCACATAACAAAGACAAAAGTATTCCcgggcgtgggagcagcaacaAGCAGGCACTGTCCGATTTACTTGCGTAAAGACAAGAGTCATGActgacctgggcaaagaaacggacaaaattgaagagccacatcacgtagccgcaccactgaacagttccgggacacgccagcagttcttatcgacgacgagtgttgatgacatagtcgatccggatgccttgatccacgaggaagcggtccagcagggttgccagtggtgatcaaagtcttcaccgtgaaagctgacgaaacttgttggcgagtcgttgcattcccgtgcttccaaagtatacaaggcgccaagctggagacatgaagtaacctcggcaaagaaacggacgaaattgaagagccgcatcacgtagctgctcccacgcccactgaggGTGGCAGGGTGGCAGTCAGTCATGCACCTATGAAGCAAacagtgaaaggaggcaggtgCTTCTGGCAAGAAGAATGTGATGCACCCTGCCCCAATGCGGGGTCACTGTCACTTGTGATGTAGCAGTGCCATACTCTACTTGAACACAGGGACCCCGTGATCAGTACCTTGCGcacttcaattcaattttatttactttGGAACATACACATTTACAAAAGTGGGCAACAAAAGCATCTGGACCCTTAGCCAGTTGCTAGTCTGGGCCCATGCAATAAGTGCACAAAATAGCATACCTGGGCACTAGTAACAAATAATTGTAAACCTTACATGTTAGATCAGCAAGCCTGTTCCCATTTATATATTCACTCTCCTTTTTGTGTCTTCAGGCAGTAAGCACTCATCAAGAAAAAAATATGTTTGTTCATATGCTCCATAAGCATAGCATGTTGAAGTCCACTCTCCAATGTCATGGGAATGcaaggaagatgatgaagaccatgcAGCCAAGCCACATTTCATCACCATCGCTGGTCGCCTCCGCACGAGACTCAAGCTTaggctgctggcattcgtcggtGGTTCCTGCCTACACTGCCTTAACTGCTTTGTGCGCTAGTCCCTTCTCCCCCGTCAATAAGTCCCCTCTTCAGAAGTTACATCACGTCAAAAAAAAAGTCCATTTAGCGGGAGTAGCCATCTTGACAACAAACAATACAGATGTACACAAACACACAGAGTTGCTCAATGACAATCTCACTGTGTCAGTACCATACATATGCTACACCCACTTCAGGCATGCTCAAAACAGACCAAAGTATCCACTAATGATTTTCTTATACTGAACATTAAACTCTTTTTCCACCAGGTTAATAAACTGCCAAGTAAAGGTAGACAATGCTGCTTTCTGAATAGTTCCTGAACTGCATTTGCCATTAAACCCAATTCACGCACCACATTTCTAAGTATTTGAAGCTTCAATACATTTCAAAATTAAAAATATCTCTGTTCATCCCACCTTGTAGCCAAATGCTGCGGCATTTAAAGCATCTCGCAGCTGTCACGTCTATTAAAAGAGTATCGACAAcgcattttggtggcatgttgtcttcttCGCAGTGATGTGTAGGACATTACTATAGATGGCTCACCACGTGGTATCTCCGTTCCGcagctaaatagtttataatatAATTTTCCTCCCATGCTCTCTTGGTTTGAGTTTCGGCAGCTCTGTGATGTCAGTTTTGCATGCGTAaggcataaaaaaaatgcaatataactgctgctgcttcatgcgttgtcattccagctcttgaggtgGACTGGCTTTAACGTattgaattaaaatgatgaagcagtgaATACTTCGCATTTTTTGTGATGCCTTGTGTGAACTGAAACTGCAAGTTGGCATCATTCGGCCACTGAAAGTGAAactaaaacagcatgagagagaaatgagattataaattattcagcagttGTAGGTGAATGTCATGTGGTACTCCACGTATACTAATGCCTGGCACatcattagaaagaagaaaacacacatccAAAAGttagctgtctatacagctttAATTCACTAAATTAACCAACACAAGGAGGCAAGTCATTTGTTCTGACCACCAAAATGAACCAAAGGCAACCTGCACCCACATCTTGTAAGCAGCAACCAATGCCACTATCAGTGGTGGTGCGAATGGCGAAAGCTTTTACAGCGAGCTTTGTAGCAGAAAAAATGTCAATACAAAGCAGCTTCCCAGTGTTTTGCAACAACCTAAAgctgagaaataaaataaaaatgctaaATTATACCCTTAAATGTGAAGTTATCTATTCACCACAAGCACAGATACCAGAGTGCCTCACTTCTGCTGAAGTATACTGTGTAATGTCAGCACCAGCTAAGGAAtctccaggtagtcaaaatttatCCGGAGTTCTACactgcagtgcttctcagtgctcGGGTGGAGCTTCAGGACATTACCTAATCTCACCAGGTCAGAAATACGCAAAACAGGCAGCTCAGGCACACAGataaaaattgacaaaaaaatcTGATACCGATACGACTTTGCCTGCACATTCTAAAAGTTCAAACACTGCAACACTTCCAAGTGGCATTTACTGCAACTTGCTGCATACAATTGATTTGTACAGTTAAACTGCAAAAGGGGGCATGCCATTTGCTTTTACTGGCGATATGAATGGAAGGCAACTGACACCTATGTCTTGTAAACTACTATCTGAACCTTTATCTCAACGCAACCAATGAAACTACTTTTGAGACAAGGAAGTAATGCAATGAGCAACTCAACCAATCTCAAAAGAATGCTGTCAAAGCAAAGCTCTCTTACTTTCCATTCTGAAACACTTTGCTACACAAAAGACATTACATCAGCCTTAACGCACGTGGCACAACCAAAAGCCCTCGAAGCAAAATAGGTAAAAAAAACCAACACTGCAGTGATGGCCTTGACCATCTGCTTAGTAcggaggaggtgcagggttcgatacccagtgccacTACCCATCAGTTTTCTAGCAGAGACAAGTTtctccttggcctggtgctcagctttctctggggtgaaatcttaggGAAAAAAAAACCTAGTCTTTGACTCCCACATCGTGCAGACCAAAAACATGACAGCCACTGTGCACCTTTGTCGCAGTGGCTTTCTGCCACCGAAATCAAAGCCCCCCCGTCGTCATCATCAATAGTCCACACACCTTGGAGTCAACGTGCGTCACCAGTTGGAGTATGCCATTCTGCATCGCCACAGGAACCTGAGGGTGGTTCAAAAGCACCAGGAGTGTATTCTGCTTCTTCAGGCCATGACTCCATGTGACTATCAGCTCCAGCAGCTCCCTGCATGCAGGCACGACACAGAGCAAGGCTATTCAGACACTTCATCAACCGCTACTGTTCATAAATGATGGCCAATTTTTCAAGCAGCTCCAGTCGGGGACTGCGGAACACTGTGCTGTCCTGGCACTAATCAACGCCTTGCTCGTTTGACATATATACTTGTGTAAGGGCTGTGTTAGTGCAAGGGCTGCAACCACGGCTTGGCAGCCAATAATTTAGAAAGAAATAAAGTCAGCCAAAAGAATTTCACTTCACACATGTGTCATTTAAACACATGGTGCATTCCACCCAGAGCCAACAGATGGTGAAACCTGCCTACGACACTCTGTACAACCAGTGTGATCATGCTGATGACGTGTTGTTTCGTCAGACTGCCTCACTTTCTACTTGTGAGCAGGGTGTTACACCAAAAAAGGCAGAACGTTATTGGTATTATCTCCAACAGCACAAAAGTCGGAACAGGGTGCTCCCATGCTAGTGCCGTACTTCCCTGCACTGCCCGCCTGGCTCAGACGCTAGCGGTTGGGCATGCTTCGCATAGAAGTCGCAGCAAAGATGCTTTGAAACTAGTCGCCGTTTATCATAAAAGGCATAACCATGCTACCagttaagcacaacacaatacTCTGACATTAAAATGAAGGTACCACTGACGTTTTTCATGCCTTTGCCAGTAAAGCGATCAGAAAAGCAACCCAGGTAAGGCCAGCTCCCACCAATGGCTTCAGATCGCACAAGCTAAGCATTGTATCGAACCTTTGGCCAAACCATCATTACTCTCAGTAAGGTGCTATGGCCCAACAGTTGTATGCACATACCTCTGCCAAAGAAGGGAAGGAAACTTTGGCCAAAAAAGTGGCCTACCAGCATCTTATTTTAGGTGGCTCGTGCTGGCTATCAAGTAATATAGCATGTCACTGTGCACTGTACCGTCCATACCTTTAATTAATGCATTATGTACTTAAAAGATTCATCACAGAAGTGCTAATACGTCATAAAAAAACGTGCCACCCCATAAACAGGGCACGGGTTCCATGTAATGGCTGCACACCGTCAAAATCGCAAAGATAAAGAGCAGTCCTTACACGAATGCCCACGGTACTTTTTACCTTTTTTAGTTTCTTTTCGTTCTGGCACCTTCTTTGAATTTCAGTTTGATCATACTTCAGCACAATGCACCTGCAGGGACCCTAAAGACAAGCATTGTAACAAGCTACTGTATAAGAAACttgtgtaagggccacactttttATTTAAATTTGGGAGTGAATTTTGTAGATGCGGCTCATacacgaattaaaaaaaagtacagccacattttttttctcaattatatAGTTCAGAACAGAGGGTGTGGTCCATAcatgggtgcagcccttacatgagATTATAAGGTATATATTTGTGGATCATCATTCTAAGAAATTTGTCACTCTACTTAGGAACAATCGTCCacagaccagaaaaaaaaaattcacatcaaAGGCAAGTGCCAAAttaggaaaaaaaacaacaaatgctACTTCACGAAAATGTGCTGGTTAAACCGTCCCTTCCAATAAAAACATTTCCCCAACTTCATCAATTTAACTCAACTTGGGGTAGGCATGATGCTTACGTAGCATTGCTCctcataaaaataaaatgaaaagaacaCATTGTGAAGGCAATGTCCCTTTACTAGCTGCAATTTAATGTAAAAAATTCTACCAAATTCTTGTCGCGTAATGGAGCAAGCAACCAATTACTTGCTTGGGGTGGCGAGCACCACCCCTGACCTCCCCTTGTTGTCATCACTGAACCTGAAACACCAGCATTCGGGTTAGCAAGCACGTACTCCGTGTCAGCGGCCACTTCTGCAGCATGCTGGTCGATCTCCTTGAAAAGAAGATGGGGCCTGCTGCACCCCTTGTGAGACGAGTCCAATGCCGCCTGTGCCAGGCTGACAGCCAGCTCTCGGATGCCTTGTACTGGCGACAGTAGTGACAGCACGATGGCACTGCACATGCGGACAAAAAAACAGAGTTGTAACTCTCGCTAGTGGTGCTCGTAGTCTACTATATTCGGCTGCCATTCTGTGCTAGATAAGGTCACATGGTGTGGGAACGCAGGATGGCATCAAACATTTTTAGCttcaaaaatcgaaaaaaagagtAAATAAATGAAGAAGAAGCAATAGTGACCTACACACGCAGAGAATAAGCCTCTGCATTCTGTGTTCTCCATACCTATCCACAATTCTTGATTATATTTTATTTCAGCAGAGTTGACTACCAATGTCTTCCTTttttgcagaatatttctgccagACTTCTTGTGCACCATACAATGCACTGCTTCTGACACCCTCACTATGTAACTTCTTGCAAAAATACCGATCAATGACTTTCGCTGTTTGGCCCTGCGCATCACGGGAGTTAAAAGGTGTGCACTGCAACCAGCCACCACTTTTTCATTTCTCTGTAAACATTTTACTGTGCAcaacattctttttttcagtcACAAACCACCTAGATTACAAGAAGCTCCTCCAACCACCGAGTGTATCCCTTAAACACTCCCATGATTCCCGTCCCAAACatgcttcctttatttttctttgctgtacaGGCCACCATATCCACCAAGATTCTGTTCGACCAAGATCCACTTGATGTCCTCAACTGTCTGCAGCAGCTGGGCCGAAACAGCGACAGCCAGAGACTGAAGCTTCTCCTTTGCAAGGGAGAGTGACGCCCCCTGGCGACCGCTGCTGGCGACGGCACAACAGCTGGCATCCAGGTGCAACAGCCACAGGCCACCCAGGAAGTGCACCTGGGGAAAGCAGGAAATTGAAACAGAACAACGGGCTTAGCCAGAAATGGCAGAGGAGTGCTAATATGTTCTCAGTTCAAGCAAACGGAAGTCAAATATAATGACAAACTAAATGACTCAGTTCAGCATTTagagatatatatatatctgcttTCAACTCAGAACAATCACGAATGCCAGCGTGGCCTTTAAGCAACATACCTGTTTCTTTGTTCAATTATTCATTTAAAGTAAACATTTACATAGGAGTGTTAATATGTTCTCAGTTCAAGCAAACGGAAGTCAAATATAATGACAAACTAAATGACTCAGTTCAGCATTTagagatatatatatatctgcttTCAACTCAGAACAATCACGAATGCCAGCGTGGCCTTTAAGCAACATACCTGTTTCTTTGTTCAATTATTCATTTAAAGTAAACATTTACATATGTattctttttctgtttatttatttaccctcagggacGTAGGGCATTACAGAGGAAAATGGAATACATCATAAGTACTCCACTTCCCTTATCAGAAGTCTGTTGGTGTAAACCTGTCAGTGCAAACCTGTGTCGAAGGATtgtgcttttcctttttcctttcttggaGAAAACTTTCTAAGTGCAAAAAATAGGGGCACTGCAATTGTATGCAGAACCTACACACCATGAGTGGTGAACCCAGTTGTGCTTACGGCACAAAATGCCCTACcccctttgcaaaaaaaaaaagataggggaGAAAGGCAAAGGCATCACAATGACCTAATTGCATCATATTACAAGGAGCATTGCCAACACTGAAACAGCAAAATTCTCGGTTCAATGAACTACAGTCAACTCCTCTTGAAACAAACTCAGTTGGGATGAATTCTCAGATGAGGTGAACAATGTGTGATCAATTGGTTGGtttcccataggatccaatgcaAAAGAAATCTGCATAAGACGAACTATTGTGCATGTCCTTCAgttaaataaaaaata comes from the Amblyomma americanum isolate KBUSLIRL-KWMA chromosome 1, ASM5285725v1, whole genome shotgun sequence genome and includes:
- the LOC144136247 gene encoding uncharacterized protein LOC144136247 codes for the protein MCSAIVLSLLSPVQGIRELAVSLAQAALDSSHKGCSRPHLLFKEIDQHAAEVAADTEELLELIVTWSHGLKKQNTLLVLLNHPQVPVAMQNGILQLVTHVDSKTAQAATAARRSNFRRDEW